Proteins from one Aspergillus nidulans FGSC A4 chromosome VIII genomic window:
- the pex7 gene encoding protein pexG (transcript_id=CADANIAT00001777) — protein sequence MLHFRTEGYQGYAVKYSPFFDNRLAVASSANFGLVGNGRLYILELTPNGIVPAKWFTTQDALYDLAWSEANEHQVLTATGDGSIKLFDSTLNDFPIQNWKEHNREVFSVSWNLVAKDTFCSSSWDGTVRIWSPQRPHSLVTLPTHSCTYSASFSPHSPDILSCVSSDSYLRVYDLRTPASASNHLTLQIPIHAAPASPIPGNPGAPPAACPPSEALTHDWNKYRPSVVAVAGVDRTIRTFDIRAPQQGPQAIMIGHDYAVRRVAWSPHLSNVLLSASYDMTCRAWSDQSPPGVVGDTDLMRSGPSPVMGAELGRMNRHTEFVTGVDWCLFGSEGWCASVGWDESVYVWDVRAVMG from the exons ATGCTTCATTTTCGTACCGAAGGCTATCAAGGCTATGCGGTCAAATACTCGCCGTTCTTCGACAACCGATTAGCGGTTGCTTCATCCGCCAACTTCGGCCTCGTCGGTAATGGCCGTCTATATATCCTCGAGTTGACTCCAAACGGCATTGTGCCGGCGAAATG GTTCACAACCCAAGACGCCCTTTACGATCTCGCCTGGTCCGAAGCCAACGAGCACCAAGTCCTAACCGCTACCGGCGACGGCAGCATTAAGCTCTTCGACAGCACACTCAACGACTTCCCCATTCAGAATTGGAAAGAGCATAATCGCGAAGTATTCAGTGTATCCTGGAATCTAGTAGCAAAGGATACCTTTTGCTCGAGCAGCTGGGATGGCACCGTGCGCATCTGGTCCCCGCAACGGCCGCACTCGCTCGTCACTCTGCCGACACACAGTTGCACATACAGCGCCTCCTTTTCCCCGCACTCGCCTGATATTCTTTCCTGCGTCTCCTCAGATTCATACCTGCGGGTATACGATCTACGGACTCCAGCCTCCGCGTCAAACCACCTTACTCTCCAGATACCCATCCATGCGGCACCTGCCTCGCCGATTCCGGGAAACCCCGGGGCGCCACCCGCCGCATGTCCGCCATCTGAAGCGCTGACCCATGACTGGAACAAGTATCGGCCGTCTGTTGTTGCAGTGGCCGGCGTGGACAGGACGATCAGGACGTTCGACATAAGGGCTCCACAGCAGGGGCCGCAGGCTATTATGATCGGACATGACTACGCGGTTCGACGGGTGGCTTGGTCACCGCATCTGTCGAATGTACTGCTGAGCGCGAGCTATGATATGACCTGCCGGGCTTGGAGCGATCAGTCGCCGCCCGGAGTAGTCGGGGACACGGATCTCATGCGGTCTGGGCCGTCGCCCGTTATGGGCGCGGAGCTGGGAAGGATGAACCGACATACAGAATTTGTGACGGGCGTGGATTGGTGTCTTTTTGGGAGCGAGGGGTGGTGCGCAAGCGTTGGGTGGGATGAGAGCGTTTATGTATGGGATGTGCGTGCGGTGATGGGATAG
- a CDS encoding DUF1014 domain protein (transcript_id=CADANIAT00001778), which yields MGGKKGGGENSKKAAGNARKAEAAANKKAIEDQKRAAEEDKQWAKGAKSSSKKEEAEAKKAEAARKKAERDALLAAEEASQPSKPKNNKSAAKKNAPSRGTLNLDQLDDAPSSRASALNASGIDNALDALSLTSKDTSKVDRHPERRYKAAYAAFEARRLPEIEAENPGLRRQQRIELVKKEFDKSPENPFNQVHVAFDASKEEIAAVREAERKKTEARLTR from the exons ATGGGCGGCAAAAagggcggcggcgagaacTCAAAGAAGGCCGCTGGAAACGCTCGC aaagctgaagctgcagccAACAAAAAGGCCATCGAGGACCAAAAGCGTGCCGCTGAAGAGGACAAGCAATGGGCCAAGGGCGCGAAGAGTTCATCCAAGAA AGAAGAGGCCgaagccaagaaggccgaggCCGCTCGTAAGAAAGCCGAACGCGATGCGCTCCTTGCCGCAGAAGAAGCCTCGCAGCCCTCCAAACCCAAGAATAACAAATCAGCCGCTAAGAAGAACGCTCCCTCTCGGGGAACACTCAaccttgaccagctcgacGATGCTCCCTCTTCGAGAGCTAGCGCATTGAACGCATCGGGTATCGACAACGCCCTCGATGCTCTCTCCCTCACGAGCAAGGACACTAGCAAGGTCGACCGCCACCCCGAAAGACGATACAAGGCAGCCTATGCGGCGTTTGAGGCGCGACGGCTGCCGGAGATCGAGGCTGAGAATCCTGGTTTGCGACGACAGCAGCGGATTGAGCTTGTCAAGAAGGAGTTTGATAAGAGCCCGGAGAACCCGTTCAACCAGGTGCATGTTGCGTTTGATGcgtcgaaggaggagattgcggcTGTGAGggaggcagagaggaagaagactgaGGCGAGACTCACGAGGTAG
- a CDS encoding protein lccD (transcript_id=CADANIAT00001779) codes for MKGLQHGLSLLVILCLAHWVSSRAVRFDLRLTWEDRNVAGVVRKVILSNGQFPGPTLRVKQGDEVEFRVRNLMPFSTSVHFHGISQLGTPWSDGTPGLSQEPIEPGHQFIYRWTADEYGSYIYHSHSRGQLIDGLYGAIYVEPRGSVEKPFRLITQDATDLAAMISAESKTEPVMLSDWRFLTSEDIWQVEIASGVESVCSNAILINGKGSAWCLPQQRINDLTSVGQRQLLGNETMTDIGCFPPIDSFFGNYPRDPSILPKGFNSGCIPGYGPEEIVMVDASTRYISRDLISMAGSASLIFSIDEHPMYIYAIDGRYIEPVLVEAVRIVPGSRYSVLIELKQNRTAKDYTIRVAQNGLNQIINGSATMLYTSHRPQQNASIPYITETGDATTPQTVYLNESLIVPFPVQLPAPTVDQTIILNINHYHAAYRWQLGNGSFPMELEEVRPALFNASAIPYPYSVSTLNDTWVDIVFNVSGANQPPHPMHKHSNKYFVIGEGSTPFIWSSVAEAMEEMPENFNLVNPQLRDTYPTPFVPEATGVWLAIRYKVVNPGPFLLHCHLQMHQSGGMTLAILDGIGDWPLVPAEYQLSAAAAL; via the exons ATGAAAGGTTTACAACACGGATTGAGCCTGCTGGTCATCCTGTGCCTGGCACACTGGGTGTCGAGCAGGGCTGTTCGCTTTGACCTGAGGCTGACGTGGGAGGATCGAAATGTTGCTGGCGTCGTGCGCAAAGTTATTCTATCGAATGGCCAATTCCCCGGTCCTACGCTTCGCGTTAAGCAGGGAGATGAGGTTGAATTTCGGGTGAGAAATCTAATGCCGTTCTCTACGTCGGTACATTTCCATG GTATTTCGCAGCTGGGCACTCCGTGGTCGGACGGCACCCCTGGGCTATCGCAGGAGCCGATCGAGCCAGGACATCAGTTCATATATAGATGGACAGCGGATGAATATGGAtcatatatatatcattCACATAGCCGTGGTCAGCTCATAGATGGTCTTTATGGAGCCATCTATGTCGAGCCAAGAGGGTCAGTAGAGAAGCCATTCAGGCTGATTACCCAAGATGCTACAGACCTCGCCGCAATGATTAGTGCAGAGTCCAAGACAGAACCAGTCATGCTTTCTGACTGGCGATTCTTGACTTCAGAAGATATTTGGCAAGTAGAAATAGCTTCGGGCGTTGAGAGCGTCTGCTCCAATGCTATACTGATCAACGGGAAAGGTTCTGCGTGGTGTTTACCCCAGCAGAGAATTAATGATCTTACGTCTGTTGGACAACGACAGCTCCTTGGGAATGAGACAATGACCGATATTGG ATGTTTCCCTCCAATTGATTCCTTTTTCGGCAATTATCCTCGTGACCCCAGTATATTACCCAAAGGGTTCAACAGCGGATGTATCCCGGGTTATGGTCCAGAAGAGATTGTTATGGTCGATGCCAGCACTCGCTACATCAGCCGGGACCTGATCAGTATGGCTGGCTCGGCCTCTCTGATCTTCTCGATAGACGAGCACCCGATGTATATCTACGCAATTGACGGACGCTACATTGAACCGGTCCTTGTTGAAGCCGTCCGGATAGTGCCGGGTTCTCGGTATTCAGTCCTTATTGAGCTCAAACAGAATAGGACAGCTAAAGACTACACGATCCGCGTTGCCCAGAACGGACTCAATCAGATCATCAATGGCTCGGCAACAATGTTGTATACCTCGCACCGGCCTCAGCAGAACGCTTCAATACCATATATTACGGAAACTGGCGACGCAACCACACCGCAAACAGTATATTTGAATGAATCTCTCATTGTCCCATTTCCTGTCCAACTCCCCGCGCCAACCGTGGACCAGACAATCATCCTAAATATTAATCACTATCACGCCGCTTACCGCTGGCAATTAGGAAACGGGAGCTTTCCTATGGAATTAGAAGAGGTCCGTCCTGCCCTGTTCAACGCAAGCGCAATCCCATACCCATACAGCGTGTCTACCCTAAACGACACCTGGGTTGACATTGTTTTCAACGTATCCGGGGCGAACCAACCCCCTCATCCAATGCACAAGCACTCGAACAAGTATTTTGTGATCGGGGAGGGTAGCACGCCGTTCATATGGTCGTCCGTGGCAGAAGCAATGGAGGAGATGCCGGAAAACTTCAACTTGGTAAATCCTCAACTGCGCGATACGTACCCTACACCGTTTGTTCCTGAAGCAACTGGAGTCTGGCTGGCTATACGATACAAGGTTGTTAACCCAGGCCCGTTCCTGCTTCACTGTCACCTGCAGATGCATCAGAGCGGTGGCATGACATTGGCTATTTTGGATGGGATTGGAGATTGGCCGCTTGTGCCGGCAGAGTATCAGTtatcagcggcagcggcactCTAG
- a CDS encoding uncharacterized protein (transcript_id=CADANIAT00001780) — METSVDSQTIHLKEKANPSMSDHEATTISAAISDPANSEKQSEHSDESSFDRSMQVAAQDSGYNSSGSSGHHSPVGTQNGGPEEGELVRIRSRTSSCTSISSIPASTLTSPAGENRRMNIREGQDYMAQPWDHHVPQLRHTIRQREGTFRKPSSVRALQMHTEDEGDDYYHLTPPKRRGSQRTSDISIRSAGSSPFKRSPFYSPTGATAKPKIKKEYPLVLLHCTLLPPSLPVSGLIEHPNRQNILKEGLPSVYWRRWKLLEEKTGSGVIRDRGILISHPEDGYDLLEERLLESLELQHPRLDHGHFIGHDETESDGEDRLVPEDSGTEDEGEECPDCGARVVRQNTTRKWEVKVFAANGLMRAGAWAAAWKEMEKVDVEVGLWLPPDIRADLEKRLIEYPSHMNIANGPPIALLQEPENIPVDPSVRALTTKPPKADMLSQVTQARGGDLAPASPGVTASRSQDNQKWTQNTPKLSEDIDLRLLLVNYIYILASDRRNITIVFLSILVIFFALNPRAAVYESDLRPFPTYIPEYTTSPVVSLQQPATQTWTVHTSSQTPSVAISDPAGILASAVESVPFVSSDDIPTAAAGLSVTKREEVPPTETVTVSAKSAKIVSEEQEEPIPSIELGRESPLGAESCDLFAEGTRLVSKLREQSVYPRGNEPDGPVQIETDSSSMGSAESGSGEQEQFPHSSESALEKPQPTDTGDSPMKNTEAVPEEQRCLAQLSESVLEESLLTAVESPSIDDIHHTPEERPLQFMETVSMTESLSTAASINHSDADQTLPTDDQHNENEQNGQNGQNEPHELHELHEPVLPNEHDDDEMHEQ, encoded by the coding sequence ATGGAAACATCAGTAGACTCTCAGACTATACATCTCAAGGAGAAAGCGAACCCAAGCATGTCTGACCATGAGGCGACTACGATTTCCGCCGCTATTTCAGACCCGGCCAACTCAGAAAAACAATCGGAGCACAGCGATGAAAGCAGTTTTGACAGAAGCATGCAAGTTGCAGCACAAGACAGCGGGTATAactcttctggatcttcagGCCACCATTCTCCTGTCGGAACACAAAATGGCGGACCGGAGGAAGGTGAACTTGTTCGGATACGGTCGAGAACATCAAGCTGTACTTCGATTTCCTCAATCCCTGCTTCGACATTGACCAGCCCGGCAGGTGAGAATCGACGAATGAATATACGCGAGGGACAGGACTATATGGCACAGCCGTGGGACCATCACGTACCGCAGCTCCGTCATACGATCCGTCAGCGTGAAGGTACATTTCGAAAACCTAGCTCGGTTAGGGCGCTGCAAATGCATACGGAGGATGAGGGCGATGATTATTACCATCTGACACCGCCTAAACGCCGGGGTAGCCAACGGACTTCCGATATCTCCATTCGCTCCGCTGGTTCCTCGCCGTTCAAGAGATCCCCGTTCTATTCTCCAACGGGAGCGACCGCGAAGCCGAAAATCAAGAAGGAATATCcccttgttcttcttcactgTACCCTGCTGCCACCGTCGCTACCTGTGTCTGGTTTGATAGAACATCCGAACCGTCAGAATATTTTGAAAGAGGGCTTGCCCTCGGTGTactggaggaggtggaaaCTACTCGAGGAGAAGACCGGGTCTGGCGTTATTCGTGACCGTGGTATTCTCATTTCCCACCCGGAAGACGGATATGACCTTCTTGAAGAGCGGTTACTAGAGAGCTTGGAACTACAGCACCCCCGGTTAGACCATGGCCACTTTATCGGACACGATGAAACGGAGTCAGATGGTGAAGACCGCTTGGTACCGGAGGATAGCGGcactgaagatgaaggagaggaatgcCCAGATTGCGGGGCCCGCGTCGTGAGGCAGAATACGACCCGAAAATGGGAGGTCAAGGTGTTCGCCGCTAATGGATTGATGAGGGCTGGTGCTTGGGCTGCGGcctggaaggagatggaaAAAGTTGACGTTGAGGTTGGACTGTGGTTGCCGCCTGATATTCGAGCAGATTTGGAGAAACGACTGATCGAGTACCCGTCGCACATGAACATAGCCAACGGCCCACCTATTgccctgctgcaggaacCGGAGAATATACCAGTGGATCCTTCGGTTCGTGCTCTCACAACGAAGCCTCCGAAAGCCGATATGCTTTCTCAGGTTACTCAGGCCCGAGGTGGAGATCTAGCACCAGCATCCCCTGGGGTTACTGCCAGCAGGTCACAAGATAATCAAAAGTGGACCCAGAATACGCCAAAGTTGTCAGAGGATATCGACCTACGGCTACTGCTGGTGAACTACATCTATATTCTTGCCAGTGATCGACGCAATATCACCATTGTCTTCCTCAGCATCCTAGTCATCTTTTTTGCCCTCAACCCTCGAGCAGCCGTGTATGAGTCAGATTTGCGACCATTTCCCACGTACATCCCGGAATATACTACCTCACCCGTGGTTTCACTGCAGCAACCTGCGACCCAAACGTGGACGGTACATACGAGTTCTCAGACTCCATCTGTTGCAATCTCAGACCCAGCGGGGATACTCGCATCTGCTGTCGAATCTGTGCCATTTGTAAGCTCGGACGACATTCCGACTGCCGCGGCAGGACTATCTGTGACCAAACGAGAGGAAGTACCACCAACTGAAACCGTCACCGTGTCTGCCAAAAGTGCAAAGATTGTgtctgaagagcaagaggaaCCAATACCCTCTATTGAGCTTGGGCGAGAGTCGCCGTTAGGAGCAGAAAGTTGTGACTTGTTTGCAGAAGGCACTCGACTTGTCTCCAAGCTACGGGAGCAGTCGGTATATCCCCGCGGAAATGAGCCTGATGGGCCAGTTCAGATAGAAACCGATAGCTCCTCGATGGGAAGCGCTGAATCCGGTTCCGGGGAACAAGAGCAGTTCCCCCATTCTAGCGAAAGTGCGTTAGAGAAACCACAACCAACGGATACTGGTGACTCCCCTATGAAAAATACTGAGGCTGTTCCCGAGGAGCAAAGATGCCTAGCGCAGCTCAGTGAGAGCGTGTTGGAAGAATCCCTGCTGACTGCAGTTGAGAGTCCGTCCATCGACGACATTCACCATACTCCAGAGGAAAGGCCTCTGCAATTCATGGAGACAGTCTCTATGACAGAGTCCTTGAGCACTGCTGCTTCTATAAATCATAGTGACGCTGACCAGACCCTACCCACTGATGACCAACACAACGAGAACGAACAGAACGGACAGAATGGACAGAATGAACCGCATGAACTGCATGAACTGCATGAGCCAGTTTTGCCCAACGAacatgacgacgacgagatgCATGAACAGTGA
- a CDS encoding putative C6 transcription factor (transcript_id=CADANIAT00001781), with protein sequence MSPPPSRKNGGSHPSAPKQIRFVATDGQPQTKRRRVNAACLTCRKRKTRCSGEQPVCRTCVDYNHKCLGYSESSHVRAQSDTAPCTPTTTASQATPVESTASRGLLKTENQPLRSLRRNTQTTGDDSFDKSSERSEPLKIERRSPLEDSLRRTANENATKENDQQAAGESPESSMSQKQTVNKLFASVSSLAHYFLFSDRTSGSSSGRTHVPYFRYFGPTAIVPGFKQMVNTSSIFRLSKYGVHGKVMHHCHRVNSISPLRSPKLLDNSVNPIADSAHNRDANTIPFYDRDDALPVGNLVTHLCELFFIHLGCSFPFLRRDRFLRDLKEKKIDTMLVDSVCALAARFSPHPLLSPPQAPPIDASEPQLDMKKSDRGQPFANRAMSALVDSLAFPTLSVVQACLLLAYEEFGSNRDSGLWMYLGISIRMAQDLGMQKLQGLDYSYGRSGVTPSAVMTGQASKLREDEYDEPQSGSGSIKEPQEGGDRRAWERERVDTFWSIFFLDRVISSGTGRPVTLRDEDIELRFPLQSESQLPNGWPSPFPPLIRIIHLYGRVTDLINGMQDANHITPDTLKRLAGMESDLTGIYQRLSPKLHFNAANFQAYVKAKEGTNFILLHFWFHTVIVLLHQPTLLNSFGGTMQHLYPNSRELSMSSAKTIADILAFSELVDGKSFIGNPFTSQPMYIAACAFLMESAYYSSPSSRSASPSHQPLLANQTSGFFMDSSGSSERKPTTKYSLLASAAWENYQRCYKALKALENYWEGTKYILTVLDQKAKGIVDPLLYTEEEMEGTAETSSVTNFTGSNWRQPVHAANTSDRSASGHVSSMDGGRSPRMDPTQAIGWSLSNATNSSQPNLSLLYQMPAAQANERVSNSQSHASRTRHGYPDVSVQSDIEQSSSSYARNTERTNISNVAHDHLVSPRRVAASEVNLLGVNSSYPHPAPRPPNSQSAHNQSIQISSSSGLNPQVAAYSYLPSTTADHHTSDSHMASRHSDTHSSMNPQAGDFLIESQDIDMSALHQQDQLPLPFTQLPWLEYLPQDVLLYFGEHQNFPLMSTNEGAPPPPQ encoded by the exons ATGAGCCCTCCTCCATCCCGGAAGAACGGCGGCAGTCATCCTTCCGCTCCAAAGCAGATTCGCTTCGTTGCTACAGACGGACAACCGCAGACAAAGCGACGACGAGTTAACGCTGC GTGCCTTACAtgccgcaagcgcaagacACGATGTTCCGGTGAGCAGCCAG TGTGCCGGACATGCGTTGACTACAATCACAAGTGCCTCGGTTATAGCGAATCTTCCCATGTTCGAGCGCAATCTGACACCGCGCCTTGTACCCCCACCACCACAGCATCGCAAGCCACTCCAGTTGAATCGACTGCTTCGCGGGGACTCTTGAAGACCGAGAATCAGCCACTAAGATCTCTGAGACGAAACACACAGACAACGGGCGATGACTCTTTTGATAAATCCTCCGAGAGATCAGAACCGTTGAAAATAGAACGCCGTTCACCACTTGAGGACTCATTGCGTCGAACGGCAAACGAGAATGCGACAAAGGAGAATGATCAACAAGCGGCGGGCGAGAGCCCAGAAAGCAGTATGTCCCAGAAACAAACTGTTAACAAACTGTTTGCGTCGGTCTCTAGCCTTGCtcattattttcttttctcagaTCGCACTTCCGGTAGCTCCAGCGGCCGTACCCATGTTCCTTATTTTAGATATTTTGGGCCCACGGCCATTGTGCCTGGGTTTAAGCAGATGGTCAATACGTCCTCTATCTTCCG GTTGTCCAAGTACGGGGTTCACGGAAAAGTAATGCATCATTGTCATCGGGTTA ACTCGATCTCACCTCTGCGGAGTCCGAAACTCCTCGACAACAGTGTCAACCCCATAGCCGATAGCGCTCACAACCGTGACGCCAACACAATCCCTTTCTATGACCGGGACGACGCCCTACCTGTGGGAAATCTGGTCACTCATCTTTGCGAGTTGTTTTTCATTCATTTGGGCTGTAGCTTCCCTTTCCTGCGGCGTGACCGCTTCCTGCGTGatctgaaggagaagaaaatcgATACCATGCTGGTTGATTCCGTGTGTGCTTTAGCGGCTAGATTCTCACCACATCCTCTATTAAGTCCTCCGCAGGCGCCTCCGATTGATGCATCTGAGCCCCAACTGGACATGAAGAAGTCAGACCGCGGCCAGCCGTTTGCAAACCGAGCAATGAGCGCCCTGGTTGACTCACTCGCATTTCCGACTCTCTCCGTTGTCCAGGCATGTTTGTTGCTTGCCTATGAGGAATTCGGTTCAAACCGTGATAGTGGGTTGTGGATGTATCTGGGTATATCCATTCGAATGGCGCAAGATCTAGGGATGCAGAAGTTGCAAGGCCTGGATTATAGTTATGGTCGAAGTGGTGTAACACCCAGCGCGGTTATGACAGGGCAAGCATCGAAATTGAGAGAAGATGAATATGACGAACCTCAAAGTGGTTCGGGCTCAATAAAGGAACCACAGGAGGGGGGAGACCGGCGCGCCTGGGAGCGTGAGAGAGTAGACACTTTCTGgagcattttcttcctcGACAGAGTGATCTCGTCTGGAACCGGACGGCCAGTGACACTACGGGATGAGGACATAGAACTACGCTTCCCTCTTCAATCGGAATCGCAGCTTCCCAATGGCTGGCCGTCGCCATTCCCACCCCTTATCCGCATTATCCATTTGTATGGGCGGGTTACGGACCTTATTAATGGCATGCAGGATGCCAACCATATCACGCCAGATACGCTGAAAAGACTGGCTGGGATGGAAAGTGACTTAACTG GTATCTACCAGCGGTTATCGCCGAAGCTTCATTTCAATGCTGCTAATTTTCAAGCCTATGTGAAGGCCAAGGAGGGAACGAATTTTATCCTCCTTCATTTC TGGTTCCACACGGTGATCGTTCTTTTGCACCAACCCACTCTTCTCAACTCCTTTGGAGGCACCATGCAACACCTTTACCCGAATAGCAGAGAGCTTTCTATGTCGTCAGCAAAGACAATCGCGGATATCTTGGCATTTTCTGAGCTTGTGGATGGAAAGAGTTTCATTGGCAATCCTTTCACCAGCCAGCCGATGTATATAGCAGCATGTGCTTTCCTTATGGAGAGTGCTTATTattcttctccctcctctcgaTCTGCCTCGCCATCCCACCAACCATTACTCGCCAATCAGACCAGCGGGTTCTTTATGGACTCCTCTGGCTCATCAGAACGCAAGCCCACTACGAAGTATAGTCTTCTCGCGTCTGCCGCTTGGGAAAACTATCAGAGATGCTACAAAGCTTTGAAGGCTCTGGAGAATTACTGGGAAGGTACAAAGTACATATTGACGGTTTTGGACCAGAAGGCAAAAGGGATAGTGGATCCCTTGTTATATactgaagaggagatggagggcACTGCCGAGACATCATCTGTCACGAACTTTACCGGATCTAATTGGCGCCAACCAGTTCATGCTGCTAATACCTCGGACAGGTCCGCATCTGGCCACGTCTCTTCCATGGATGGAGGACGGTCACCAAGGATGGACCCTACTCAAG CTATCGGCTGGTCTCTTAGTAACGCAACCAATTCCTCGCAGCCCAACCTTAGTCTCCTCTACCAGATGCCTGCTGCTCAAGCAAACGAACGCGTTTCTAATAGTCAATCTCACGCTTCTCGAACTCGCCATGGCTACCCCGATGTTTCAGTTCAATCAGACATCGAGCAAAGCTCGAGCTCTTATGCGCGAAACACTGAGCGCACAAATATTTCCAATGTGGCTCATGATCATTTGGTTTCTCCCCGCCGAGTCGCAGCCTCGGAAGTAAATCTTCTCGGTGTAAATTCctcatatcctcatcctgcACCGCGGCCTCCGAATTCTCAGTCAGCGCACAATCAGAGCATTCaaatctcatcttcatcaggcCTCAACCCTCAAGTGGCAGCATATAGCTACTTACCATCTACTACAGCTGATCACCACACCAGTGATAGCCACATGGCATCAAGGCATTCTGATACTCATTCAAGCATGAATCCGCAGGCCGGCGATTTCCTAATCGAGAGTCAAGACATCGATATGTCTGCCCTTCACCAACAAGACCAGCTACCTCTTCCCTTCACTCAATTACCTTGGCTGGAGTATTTACCCCAAGATGTTCTCCTTTACTTTGGCGAACACCAAAACTTCCCTCTCATGAGCACTAATGAAggtgctcctcctccgcctcagTAA
- a CDS encoding flavin reductase family protein (transcript_id=CADANIAT00001782), with the protein MSCVAFSPRALLALPKVSPVSSFRHLNRTPQIHGLLFSGRYCPKSTMTTTSAFFKASDDFDQVQASRPDFKRDAEVKFTKPPKPDWKEGDGGNDGGESLNKKHIEIDPYAEGRPVSNNYKLLISGMVPRPIALISTKSKDGKTENLAPFSYAQVINHDPPLFTVGFVGSLEKAKDSLRNLTETGECVINIISEHFVEAANATAVNAPYGVSEWEISGLHQAPSSIVQAARVKESMLSIEGKLVETKEFESRGTPGKKTGVLAIIEGVRFWAREDAIDQETNVIDLKVLKPISRLGGLAYGRTTEAVEIPRPKF; encoded by the exons ATGTCCTGTGTCGCTTTTAGTCCTAGAGCGTTGCTCGCTTTGCCCAAAGTTTCTCCAGTATC GTCGTTTCGGCATCTGAATCGCACACCACAGATTCACGGCCTGTTGTTCTCTGGAAGATATTGCCCAAAATCCACCATGACCACGACATCCGCATTCTTCAAAGCTAGTGACGACTTTGACCAAGTCCAGGCCTCTCGGCCAGACTTTAAGCGCGATGCCGAGGTTAAGTTCACCAAGCCTCCAAAGCCAGACTGGAAGGAAGGCGATGGCGGTAATGACGGCGGCGAAAGCCTGAACAAGAAACATATCGAAATCGACCCTTATGCAGAGGGACGGCCTGTCTCCAATAACTATAAGCTCTTAATCTCAGGGATGGTCCCTAGACCGATCGCTCTGATTAGCACCAAGTCAAAAGACGGAAAGACAGAAAATCTGGCACCGTTCAGCTACGCCCAAGTTATCAACCACGATCCTCCCCTTTTCACGGTTGGGTTTGTCGGTTCGcttgagaaggccaaggatAGTCTCAGGAACCTCACGGAGACAGGGGAGTGCGTGATCAATATCATCTCAGAGCACTTTGTTGAAGCCGCCAATGCAACCGCAGTCAATGCGCCGTATGGAGTATCAGAGTGGGAGATATCTGGGTTACACCAAGCACCTAGCTCCATTGTTCAGGCGGCTCGCGTCAAAGAATCAATGCTGTCAATCGAGGGGAAGCTCGTTGAAACCAAGGAATTTGAAAGCAGAGGCACACCCGGAAAGAAAACCGGCGTTTTAGCTATCATTGAGGGCGTTCGGTTTTGGGCACGCGAAGATGCGATTGATCAAGAGACGAACGTCATAGATCTCAAGGTTCTAAAGCCGATTAGCCGTCTAGGAGGTCTTGCATACGGGCGAACAACCGAGGCCGTTGAGATCCCACGGCCGAAGTTTTGA